The genomic window ttcttagcGCTCCGAGTGTGAggaatttttattaactgttaacaaaaaaaagtggcagggaagggaagaaacacGTTTCGTTTTTCAAAGAAGGATAAGACGGGAATCCATACAAGCTTGAAATGCATCACGCATTCCCAGTAGACTTCTTCTTTGCATCCGTCGCCTTCCTCTTTGCCTactcttctctttcttgAGGATGTCCTccttttattacattttgaCCTGCGCGGGGgagaaattttattttaattttttttttttttttgcataaccGGAATGTCTTCTATCATTAAGGGGAGGCACTTCCCCATCGAGGTTTTATTTTCTGCAATTCTGATCAACCACTTTGCAACTCTGCAACATTGCAACTTCACCAGGTTGTCATTTCTGCTTACTCATGCTCGCCGCTTTCGCGGCGGGGTTTCTCCTTGGGATTACTTGGGCCTGTCATAAATGTTGCAAATGCACCCACATTGATATATCGTCAGGATTACTCACGAAACGCACAGCAAGCATAGCATTTGCAACAATGGAGTGGATAGAAATCACCAACTCTTCTGCATTTACGACTATCGATGCAAAAGGACCCATATTCCCAGTGCGAACATAACTAGAGGGCACACTACATGCGCACTTCTgcctttttggaaaaatcaATTTCCCTACCAGATATGAACTTCTTTAAATTTAGCGTTGTTATCCCTTGTACCTCCAGAATTGCacacaacatttttattattttgtcTTTATGCTCAATCATACTGtaagcttcttttttaaactcTTCCAACTTGGCCTCAGCTCGatctttgcattttctgcGATGAAGAGAATGTTCGCTTGGATGGAGTGATGGAGGTTTTCCCGTGGGTTCACTCAGTTGAACATTTTTCGGGGCAGAGTGTATGATGCACCTACCTGTGTAAATTGTCcttgttcttcatttgtgcTTCATTCGGGGTAACATGTGCAGGGTGCGTGCGATTCTTCGATCGGTTGATTTACCGTTATACATGGCAAGGTAACTGGCCTACCGCTTCTGTCTGGCTTTCACTTCACTTGCCTCCCTCACCTTCTACCATCCCCCCTAGCTCGATCTAGACGGGAACAAATGTCCTACCCATGCAAACAACGCATGCACAATGGCACCCTTCACGGTAAGAATGAAAAGCAACAAAAGGACAATAATAAAGCGCAACGCGTCGAATTAATGTGAAAACAAAGAGTGCAAACGTGACTGTGCAAATATGGCTACGAAAAAGCTGCGACAATATGTCTATGCTTGTATACCTATGTACCTGGAAACATTTTCTCATTCCAGGGATCGACAAAACGAATTCGTGTAACTTTCCGGAAAAAAGTCCCTTCAGTAAGGCGCCCTCGCATTTACACCGTCCTTTAAGAGTAGCATTCGCTCAGAAAAGAACCCCCTACAGAGGAATAAGCGACGTCCCTGTTCACTATGCACAGGTAAAATGTCCCAAGTTTTGAGGTGTACATACAATAAAGACGTAAAGTCTTCACCTTCTCAGCTAACGACAGCAAAAATAAGCGACAAGGCAAACTCCAtcggggtggaaaaaaactTATCATCCATTTATCCACCTATCCTCCTCTTATAACAGAATACACAATGGTGCAAAGATCccatttttgtctttcctcttttaaaaaataagactcatacttcttttttttttttttttttttttctctttactgaagtttatttctgttttaaaatttgcaaaggtaacacaaaaaaaggaaaaagaaaaaaaaaaaaaaaaaataataaagcaacgcaatttttaattacaaaTTCAAATgtgttaattattttaaatctTCTAATTGATAAACTTATAACATTTCAAATAAGGGGTGCAATGGAAAAAAGCCTGGGCTATTCCTTGGGGGCATACGCAAAAGGGGGTAGGCGTATGTTCAGCTCAGCAACACTGGTCAAACGTATGCTTGAgagacataaaaaaaaatggggtcaTAAAAAGGGCAGCATTAAAAGGAATGGTATAAAAACGTGCGATGCGAAATGCACCCTACACAATATGCGCTCACATAACTCGTGAAATAATTGACACCGTGATGTTAAGGAGCTAAGCTGCATATGTGTGAACGCACAGAGAGAGCAAACGGGATGCGTTCGaattgggggaaaataacacAAAGTGGAGCTAAATGGGCAGAAACGAATGACACGCAAATGTCTACCATATGGCTGTTCGAAGCATCGTGCACAAACGCCTTGGGTGAATTGCTTGAACACCCCCAAAAGAGACTAACGATTGCTACAACATTACAGGGTGAATAACTGGCCCAGGGAAAAGAGTAACTGCTTTGCAGAAACTTCACCCTCTCACTGTGCCATCCACGGATTTGGGACATCAGCACAGTTGGACGAAGGCGTGTAATTTTCAGCCGTGTCCTTTTCATTCTGCGCCCCAACCTTTTCCGCAGCGTCCAAAGGGGTGTTCTCCGTGCCGACGGGTTGCAGTACGTGGACGTGGTGATCCCCCTCATGGTTATCCATAGCGTTTGCTACATTTTCGCTGATATTTCCTGCACTGTTTCCCTCGGCCCCACTTGTGCCATTGTTCCACATAAAGCCACTGCCACCCACACTAGAGGAGCCGCTCTGAATCTGTGCGCCGTCCAATGTTGAAGGGTGAAAATAATCACCGAGCGCTTCCTGCCTGGTGTCATTATTACAGTAGGTGACGTTATCCTCCGCGTTGTTGTACTCCGATAGCAAATTCTGTTCCCCCCCGAAGGTACTGATGCACGGATTGGCATCATAATTTGGCTTTActaaagaagaggaaagaagacCACACTGACTATGCGGGCTGCCCATTGCTCCTCCTCCTGCCTCATCCCCCTGGTAAGCACTTAAATTATCTGCTACGAAGGAATTGTTGCCCTGTTCGGGGGTACTCATCATTACATtcacattttggctagctagGAAATTATCACACTTGTTCTCTTCTTTTAAGACACCGCTTTCTCCACTGTCTTTGTAATACTCTCCCTGGTCATTACCACTGACGGCATAGTCGGCCATGCTGCTAACCATGTAATCAACTCCTGTGCTAACCAGGTAGTCGACCCCACTGTTAACCGAGTAATCAACCTGGTCATTGCCCCCttcgttttccttccccacgGGTATATATTCATCACTGTGAAAGGCGCTGTTATCCACCTGGTAGACATTTTCCTCGTTAAAAAAGTTCCCGTTCATACCAATATTCATTATATCCTCCTGTTCCCGTTCGTGTTCCAGTTCATGCTCCATCTCGTGAAGTAGGTTACACTGTTCCTCCTCCAGCTCTGCTTCCATCTGCTGTTGctcctgttgttgttgttgccgTTGTTCTTGTCGCTCTTCCTCCCCGTCACCCTTGCTATCATTTTGCCCTTCATGGGACATGAGCTCTTCTATATAATTTATCCACTCCATAATGGAGTTGAACTTTTTATTATCGTAGTTCAATTCGTGCTTCCCCTTATTACACCACGCATGGAAGACCTTCTTGTAATTATCCCtcttaaaattataaatgacTTCATCCCTTTgtatgtttccttttttcccctttttcggACCACACATATCTAGCGAAAAGTCCTGACTAAACTTGGAGTTCTCATTACTGCTACTCTCCGTGTAgtcacttttattttccaattCATCCAGTGATTCAAAAAATGATCCCAACATATCAAATTCAGAGAAAATATCATTCCTATACGGGGAGGAAACGAAATAATTGGAGTTCACCTTTTCCATGTTCTCTTCGTTATAGTTTGAATCAAAAATGGGAGATGCAGGGGTTAAGGGCGTGCTGCTGGGCGACTTCAATGGGCTATTAGAACATATCTGCTGATTGGGCGAAAGGACTAATTCATTCACATCGGTTAGATGTAAGGACGATGCATGTAGGGAGCTTGTCGGAGGTGACTGCGAAAACTTCATATTTTCCGGTGTATTCATTAGTCTAATATCACATGCTTCTTCAAAATCCGGGTCATTCAGTTGATTAATATTGTTTTTGCCTCCTCCCTGGTTGTTATTGCTACTACTATTGCTACTGCTGCTGTTACCGCTACTGCTACTGCTGCCACTACTTCCGCTGCTGCTGCTACTACTGCTACTACCACAGGTGTTGTTCCGAGGAGAAAGAGAGGAATACGAATTCGGGTGACTCATCTCAGGTAGAAGGGGCAATTTCAACGGCTGACTAACATAATTGGTTGTGTGAATTATCATTTGATTTATGTTTAGCAATTGATTGTCTTCCCCACTTCGATCCAATTTCATGTTCccatcctcctccttctccatTGTTCCTGAGTCTAATTTGACTTGGCCATTATCACCTCCTACAGAGGTCACCTTCTGTTCATCCCCTCCTGGAACTGTATCTATAGaatcctttttcttcaccgaGATGCCCTCCTTCgcattttcattattttccaaaaactCAATTTCTCTAATAAGCTTGTAATAATTTTCGTGTTCATTATCGTTCGTACTCATGCAGATTTTCTCCTTCGGTTCATCCAACTGTGCATCCTCCGCTCCGTTGTTACCCTTTGTGTCTTTCCCCTTGATATTGTCGTTACTGCTTTCATTGCTGCTTTCGTTTCCACTGTCGTCATTGTTGTGGTCATTGTGGTCCTCATTATTGTCCTCACCGTTGCCGTCATTTTCATTGCTACCGCTGGTTCCACCGGTGCTCCCACTTCGGTTATCACCGTTGCTGTTTCCACTACCATTGCCACTACCACTTCCACCACTGCTGCCATTACAACTCCCGCTTTCAGTGTGGTTGCTATTCCCACTTGCGTCGTTACTGCTGCAGACGCGCCCCTCGATTCGCTCTCTGCCCCTGCTACCACTTCCCCACGGATTACTTACTGCGCCAAGCTTGAACTCAACACAAGGGGAGTTTCTCCTCTTAGGATTTGCACTAACAaggatatttttccccttctggaAAGACTCGACATGCAGGTTATTGAAGACTCTGCCAGATGGGTTACTCCCCTCCGTAATGTTCTTAACGTCCTCCAAGGTATCTTCTTTCCCACTGAAGGATACAGAATTTGCCTCACTTGTATCATGGCACGAGGAATACATAACCTTACTGCATGCAACATTATCATTTTTGATGCTAAATCTGGAGTGACAAAAAGGCTGATGATGAGAGGCGGTTTCACCTTCGAGCTTCCCTCCCCTCGCCCCAAATCTACCAacgtaattttttacacatttccTCTTATagtgaaaaaagtaataattaaaaaattgattaACTAGCTTGACAAAATAGGAGTGGAAAAACTTCCTCACATATTTATCTACATAACTGTAATAATTAGAAACGTCTTTCTGAGCACGCTCTGACATGGATGGAATGATAAAGGTGTGTACCTTCTCCTCATTCGCtatgtttcttttcccctgAAGGGAATTctccaaaattttaatttttttatgtagatATTTTTTCACGTACCTCCTTAGTGTCCTCCTAAATTTGTATACTAAAtaatcttcttccttcaagAAGGTGCCTTTTGTTCGCTTGGCAAGGATGCTCCTTCCGACTCGctccccatttttatgaCTACGATcattattacttttttcatcagggtccacttccttcccattcATATAAGGAGAATTCCCGTCGTCGTGTCCCCTGTTGCGCGTCATCCCTCTCCTGTTGTAAgctatattttcctttatcataGCGTCTTTTAACTTTTCTATTATCTTCATAGTACGGCATTTCAGTCTGTGTAGCTTTAAATGGGACCTAAAAAACTTTCTGCCGCTTCTGCAAGTTAGGAGCGGCTTCATCTTAGGTGCGTTTTCTTTCCCACAGGTGCTGTTTCTGATTGCCCCTTTTAAACTGTTGAGAGGCTTCTCCTTTGATAATTCTatcacattttcatttttttcttcccctgtgGAGGAAACCACCATATTACCgttgttcaaatttttattattcccccgatgaacattttttttatgcaaaaGTGTTGCCACTTTGGATGCTTCACCAATCAGAGGAGTGATATTTTCCTTTGAcgtttcctttcttttcctttttttttttttttttttttttcttcccttttttcagaTACTTCAATATGGCACTTCCTCCTGGGCTACTACAACTGCTATCCTTTCTTTGCTGATGTGTCAGGCTGTTACTTCCGTCGGTGGGTCCCTTCATGCCCTCTCTGGTAAGACGTCCACCATGGAGATATTCCTCTGGGTAATTAGTTTTACTGGGGGCTCCATATTCCGCAATGGTACAGGCATGGAAACACTCATCGCACAATCTAACACGTTCGCTGCTATCCTCATCGATGCTCCGGAAGCCCTCCTCACTAATAACCTTTTTACACCTTCCATTATCTACCTTGCCGAACTCTCCACTTTTCATAGCATAGTTATTTCTCATTAAATTGTTCTTAACTTCTCTACCTATTCGCAGGATGGGAAGGTGCTCCTCCCCTCGACACGAATTGTCTCCTCCTTGATCGCCACGCGAATCGTTACATATACACGAGTAGATGCAGTTCATTTGGGGGGGCATTATTAAAGTGGACGCATAACTCCTTCCAACACGTCCTACATCCTTCTTTGTGTCTACATCCCCAATTTGCACATCACACAGATCTCCATGGTACATTTCATGGAAGCGTTCGATTTTCTGAAGTGTCATTTTACCTATGCGCGTAGGGGGGCATGTTTATGCGCAAGTGATTCGTCTGCGTACGCACATTTGTGAATGGCGTTGCTGTTACTGTTGCGACTTCCCCGTGGACGCCTTTCTACGCTTTGCGGACGCTCCCCCTTGTTGTTCACGCTGCACCTTTCACtcgcttccccccttggtgTACTTTCttcgcacacacacacaatcGCGCGTCTATAGGCACACAGACAATCCTACCAATTTGGAACATTACCCCTTCTGGAAAATAAGCTGATCACAAATgcatcaaaaaggaaaaacgcaCTTGGGTGCTTTTGTGTCTATATCTACCAAAGCGATCTCATGTTTCTCCTGATAAAACTCCGCACACATAAGTCGTGCGACGAGGGTGTCTTGATGAACGAAATGGTAAAAGTACGTATCACTCAATTTGGTACACCTATCTGGGGTTCTCTCGTTACTGggtttttaatttccccacATGCGCATGGCGTTCAGTGTGTCCTTGGCCTGACCTGCTTTGCACTTTACACCAATTTaattgcactttttttttttttttttttttttgtattttttccccggATCGACTTCGTTTAGCTAGCTCGTATGTCCAACGCTCCGTCTTCTAAGCTGCGCTCAATGTAAATAATTCCTCTTTTCTCATTAACTGTAAAAAAGTGCCagttccttttcccctttctttatATACACGCTATTCTGTAGGTAAAATTCACCACTTTGTGTGTTTGCACCTATATAACTTAACGTAAAAATTACGAGCGATCACACATACAGCTATTGCATTTCGATATCCTCATTTTATTCTCCTACGTAATTAAACTAGCGTTAAATGAAAACTAAACAAGATAGacaaaactttttaaaaattatttgtgcaaaaatgtatgacACAAAAttgagaggaaaaaaaaaaaaaaaaaaaaaaaaaatgaagcttccttttatacataaaagaataacacataatatgcaaaaaaaggaaaagaaaaaagaaaaagaaaaaaaagaaagaaacataAATTGTAAACATATAAACTTTAattcaaaagggaaagcatAATTCGTGATCATTAACTATACGCGATGAACTGCGAAAAACACACGCTGGAGGAAGTGAGCATACGTATGGGTATGTAAATGGGTATGTGAATGAGTACATAACACTACACGAAACATTTAGCTTTCTCTATAAACTCTTCCAAACATGTAAAAaggtacatatgcataccaTGTGACAATTCACACAGTTTCAATTCTTTCGTTTGTCGcaagagtgaaaaaaaaaaaaaaaaaaaagcttcaGAGGCGTGAATCACATGATCACGTCCTTGCCGTTCGCATAATTATGTGCTACGCGAATGTGGTGTTTATTAGCATCGGCCGATACGCGGGTTATGTATGagtgggtggaaggatgttTCCACTGATGAATGGAAGAGGGCGCAGGATGATGCAAGGCGAAGTTTACCTACGTACGGATGCATACGTAGTACACCCTTTCTTGTTCATGGGGACATGACAGGGAAACATCGTCAAATTGTTAACAATACcatttttacgaaaaaaaaaaaaatttcaatatatTAGCAATTCTGGGgggcttccctttttcttgtgtttttccaaattttgaaaaaaaaaaaaaaaatcacaattTTGGAGAAACCTTAAGTCGtaaatgaacaacaaaaaaaaatacacacgcatatacatatatacactgcTGCCAAGCTAcataaaatgtattttttttttttaatatttttctacattGATAAAATCTATGAGAGTTTTTCCCCATCCGTATTAACCCACGCAGTAGGGCAAAACTTGTACAACTTTTAGCCGTAAAAAGGATGGGGAGAAAACCTCAGTAGgagcaaaaataaaacataacaTTTGAAACATTGGCCTAAGCTACTGTGTTCACTAGCACGATCACTACGTCTAGTGGGAAcggcaagaaaaaaagaaaaaattttcaacacGGAGGTAATACATATAGTACGCACATCTGTGTTGTACCAATAGATGTGCACAATCCGCAAACAGCTTCATGTGGCAAGTGGGGATATAGGTTCACCGGGGCATCTTTAAGGAATTAGAACAGAACTTGTGCCTAGCATGAGAGGAAAGTGGCTAGAAAAtagatgtgtgtgtatttgtgTAGGTGAACACATACGTGGCGAAAAGGCTCTTTCCAGTCGCTCTCTTAATTTCTCTTTCCCGTTCCTACGTTCTCCCGACGTAGAACACAtagcagttttttttcttttgcaaaatgcACCAAATTGATGACAACGTTTAGGAACCAAttcgaaaaggggaatattCCCGCACGTATAATCTAATCAACGTGTGTATTTAATTAAATCCCGTCAGCAATTCGAGTGCACGTATAACACATACCTATGTgtgtaaaagaaggaattatcATATCCTTTTTGCACTATcgaaatatttccttcccctttgtattttactttattcgCCTTGCACGAAAATGCGCATGATGAGCTCATTCAAATGtatgcttcttttttaagcctgaattataaaattgttcctttctAAAATAGCACAAAAATCAATGAGCAAACGACAAAGCAGCGAAATGCTGTTCTTACCATTTACCTATCGGGCCCATTAAGCCCCTAGACATAAAAACGTGGTTACGGAGAGATCATCCGCGAACAGAAACCATTACCCTTGTAgttaccccctttttaaaaaacaaaacggaaaattttctcttcagtGAACAGCGTTGTGTGCTGGACACACACatttatgcatgtatgcacGGTGTGTACCTTCTTTATACCCGCGCACACATGAGTCATATAACTGCTACTATTTTACATAACGAATTAGGCGAGTTTGCATTTTAAAGCGCTCTCCCCATTGGCTTTCTTTCGCCCATTAGGGAGATTTCTGCACTGATGGTCGAAAAGGACAAGCGCGAGTGCAAAGTAGCACCGTGAGAGGTCCTAATAGGTACGTACAAATGCACGCGCACAAATGGTGATGTATAACAACggggtgaaaaataaagaaaaaaagaaaatattacaaaagaaaagaattcccctcggacaaaaaaaaaaaaaaaagggaactaCGTATAAGGGGCAGCGCTGTGCTACAACCTTCTTCGCAAAAAATTGTGGCACCTTTACAGTATTTaataaatgcacaaaaaggtgagcttttctttttaaagtaaATTATTCTCTGCTCCTAATAACTGTAggcataaataaataaaacggGGGGGACAAATGCGTATAAAGCAGAATTACATGCCccaaattatatacataaaaacgTACAAAACGGGAAAACTAGTGGGCCTTGATGTACACACATAGTAACTAATTATCCACTAAGTTGTGGAAAATCCACGGagagaattaaaaaaggaatgttctggagaaaaagggcaaaatggGCATGCTGCTCttttagccatttttttcgctattttttttttttttttttttttttccagctagccattttacgaaaaaatgagaTACAACAGGGCCATCCTCACATACAACCCGTTCTCGGCCTGCAAAAAGTACACACTTTTGGGACTGTTATCAACTTCGACCTTTATTTCGTTAACCCTGGGAAGGGGATGCAGGACCTGCAAAAGGGTAAAGAAATATGtcaaaaaggtgaaataTTTCAATGAGCCGAAAATATACATCTTATATGACATCTTAATGCGCATGAACAGGGTAGCTTTACAAAAGGCACGCCCAATTTTGACACCGCTTAAAAGGCagcaatttccttttttttttcgagacGCTCCTTGTGTTTCGctttgaattttttcaaaactcAAATAAATGTAATCGCCTTTAACAAACGCGTGCGAAAGGAAACGAATTTACACACCTTTGCATCCATCCTGGTATTCTTCAAAACGTTGTTATCCAGAATGAAGGCGTCCTTATATACATTGTACTCGTTCAAATCCGTaaacctttccttctgtaTGCGCGTCATGTATATCACATGCGcgtcttttattcctttctccAAATTGTCATATTTTCTGATAGAATTTTCATTGTAgaaattattccttttcaaaTTGTTCGTTATAATGTGGACAATATTTTCTGGAATGTCCAGCGATTTGCAtgatataaaattaaaattgacATTATATCTGCTAAGTAATTTACTAAGTGAGTGGACagtccttccattttttaaatctccAACAAAGGCgacgtttattttttggttTATGTCTCTTTCCAAAATGTGTGGGAAGAAGTTGTATATGGTGTAGAAGTCTAGGAGTGACTGAGTTGGGTGTTCCCCTGTGCCATTTCCCGCGTTGATGATTGGCTTGTCCGACGAGGCGACGGCCAGGTCCACATTATTCTGTCGAAAATGGGAATAATGGATTATTCATGAGTAGGCATGCAAATGGGTACAAATTGTATCGGTGGAAAAAATTCGCATAACTGGAGCAACATAGCGTGATGCTCAAAGTCGGCGTATCGTCAACAAGGGTAGCAACCATACGCGGTCGTTTCCTTTTAGCCATCGTTTGCGTTTATACACAAACCGGCCAAAACAAATCGGCTCTCCAAAAATAGCACCACACCCCACTTACATTCGAGGGATCCCGGTATATAATCCCGTCCACGTATTTGGCCAAGATGGTAAACGCGTCCTGGACAGTTTCCCCCTTGTAAAACGACGTGGAATTCATGTCCGTAATATTTATCATCTTCGAGCCGAGCCTCAAAATTGCTGAGTCGAAGGAACATCTCGTTCTTGTACTAGGCTCCAGGAAGATACTACAGAAAACTTTATTGTCCAGGAATTTCGTgtcctctttattttttaacaaagaCTCAAACTTCTTCGCGGTGAACAAAATGACTAACAGTTCCTCATGACTTATGTCATCGATATTTATTACATTCTTAAGTTTCATTCGTTGCGCAATTAAATCAAAATCGATTTTGTACTTGATGTTCAGCTCTCCTTTTCTATCGATgattaattccttttttctcgtACCTACAATTATATGTGCTAGAACCACAGCCAATAAAAGCGTGAACGCTAAAGCCAGCGGGCCAAATATTTCTATCATTTTTTCACGCGCagcagaaataaaagaaataagatACAAAgttggaaagggaagaaaaaatgacaagtAAGCACAATTTTAGTGACTTGGCAACATTCACTTAACGCCAATATTAAACTTCCACAGAGCTAACGTGCGAGGGAGATTGaacaatctttttttttttttttttaactatgCTTAACTGGCAAAAATATAGACATTATTAATTATTGCTCCCAAAGGATGCACAAAATATAGAGGTATAACTTAATTACGGGAAATGtattcaaaaaataaacgacaAATTCTAGTCAGCATAAACTCTCAGAATACGTGATGACAGTCGTCCGGCAGTGATTTTATTCTGTGGCATCCATGCCTGGAACACAAAGGGAAGGGCTAACCATTTGAGAACAAATAggcacaggaaaaaaaaaaaaaaaaaaaaaacgagttATGTAACAAAGCAGCAAAGTAACAACACTTAGAaggaaattgtaaaaatcaCTGTTGGCGCATTTAAGTCATTCTCTGTATTCACTTCCATGTGCGTGCTTTTTCACCAATGGGGTGCTTTGGAAATATACGCAAAGTGTGAGCCCCGGTTCACCGGGCATATGTGACCATACCGGATTTACGCTGCCCACAAAAGGTGCTATAACGAACGGGTGAGAGATTGAACCGAAGTTGTCAATTCGGGTTTTATCCCACTAGCTATTTTccatattatacatattttttttaattagtgAACACCGGGATGGGGACAACTTTATTGAAAAAAGCGCGAAGGGGAAGCCAAAAGGTAggccaaaaaagaaaatcctCCCTAGCCCACGCAACTATGCGGCTTCACACAATATAAGAACGTGAGCACCTTTCGCTCGGCCCACGTTCggtgatgatttttttcttttttcattttcatttaattttatcGTGTAGGTATGGTGCTTACGTCGCGCCTTCATTATATCTGCAAAGGAATCGTCCCTCGTTTAGGGCCACCTCTccctaaataaaaaaaaaaaaacaaagggaGCACTTGTTCCAACATGTAAAGGCGTCCGTTTTCGACCATCGAAACAGTAGCCGTCCTTTTTGTACGCCCCCTTTGCTGCAACGCAGTAAAAAGGTAAGGGGACACATCGGCATACGCATGTGACGTGGCCGTACTGCGAAATATGCTGGGCACCTTGGAAGCGAGCCAAAAATTAGACACTGTAATAATTTCAAGGGCGTTCCTTTTAAGAGAAATATGAACACATAACGGTAGAGCCATAAAGACACCATTACAACgtcaaagaaggagaaaatgttcATAGCAAGTTACTTCGATCGGAGGGACAGACTGCACGAGAAGAAGGAGCACAAAGTAAAcaatgaggaagagaaaaggaataaaatagagaatattttaaaaaacgcCCTACATTCATATAAGGGAAGAGAGGCAACAAGTAACAGAAGGgacgaaaaggaggaaataaaaaaaatcctgTTAGAATTCCTAAAGAGGAAGttaaagaaaacaaaaaggaggaatat from Plasmodium coatneyi strain Hackeri chromosome 12, complete sequence includes these protein-coding regions:
- a CDS encoding Aspartate transcarbamoylase, which translates into the protein MIEIFGPLALAFTLLLAVVLAHIIVGTRKKELIIDRKGELNIKYKIDFDLIAQRMKLKNVINIDDISHEELLVILFTAKKFESLLKNKEDTKFLDNKVFCSIFLEPSTRTRCSFDSAILRLGSKMINITDMNSTSFYKGETVQDAFTILAKYVDGIIYRDPSNNNVDLAVASSDKPIINAGNGTGEHPTQSLLDFYTIYNFFPHILERDINQKINVAFVGDLKNGRTVHSLSKLLSRYNVNFNFISCKSLDIPENIVHIITNNLKRNNFYNENSIRKYDNLEKGIKDAHVIYMTRIQKERFTDLNEYNVYKDAFILDNNVLKNTRMDAKVLHPLPRVNEIKVEVDNSPKSVYFLQAENGLYVRMALLYLIFS